In Pseudosulfitobacter pseudonitzschiae, one genomic interval encodes:
- a CDS encoding electron transfer flavoprotein subunit alpha/FixB family protein has protein sequence MAVLLLAEITDGELAMDATAKAVTAAKALGDITILACGGSAAAAGEAASKIDGVSKVLVAEDATLGHRLAESTAALIVSMAGDYDHIVAPATTDAKNVMPRVAALLDVMIISDASGVIDADTFERPIYAGNAVQTVKSSDAKKVITFRTSTFDAAGDGGSASVETISAVEDPGLSSWVEDHVAASDRPELTSAGVVVSGGRGVGSEDDFALIEKLADKLGAAVGASRAAVDSGYAPNDWQVGQTGKVVAPSLYVAVGISGAIQHLAGMKDSKIIVAINKDEEAPIFQVADYGLVADLFEAVPELIGKL, from the coding sequence ATGGCTGTTCTACTCCTTGCAGAAATAACCGATGGCGAATTGGCGATGGATGCCACGGCCAAGGCCGTGACTGCCGCCAAAGCATTGGGCGATATCACCATACTGGCCTGTGGCGGCTCAGCTGCTGCGGCAGGTGAAGCGGCGTCAAAAATCGACGGGGTTTCCAAGGTGCTTGTCGCCGAGGATGCCACGCTGGGTCACCGCCTCGCGGAATCCACGGCAGCGCTTATCGTGTCGATGGCGGGCGATTACGATCACATCGTTGCCCCTGCCACGACAGACGCAAAGAACGTGATGCCACGGGTTGCGGCACTGCTGGATGTGATGATCATCTCTGACGCCTCCGGCGTGATTGATGCCGATACGTTTGAGCGGCCGATCTATGCGGGCAATGCGGTTCAAACGGTTAAATCTTCTGACGCGAAGAAAGTCATCACTTTCCGCACGTCGACATTTGATGCTGCTGGCGACGGCGGGTCTGCCTCGGTCGAGACGATCTCGGCGGTTGAAGATCCCGGTCTGTCGTCCTGGGTCGAAGACCACGTGGCGGCAAGCGACCGCCCCGAGCTCACATCGGCCGGTGTCGTCGTTTCCGGTGGTCGCGGTGTCGGGTCGGAAGACGACTTTGCGTTGATCGAAAAGCTGGCAGACAAGCTGGGTGCCGCCGTGGGCGCGTCCCGCGCTGCGGTCGATTCAGGCTACGCACCAAATGACTGGCAGGTCGGCCAAACAGGTAAGGTTGTGGCCCCTAGCCTCTATGTAGCAGTCGGTATATCCGGCGCGATCCAGCACCTGGCCGGGATGAAAGACAGCAAGATTATCGTCGCGATCAACAAAGATGAAGAAGCGCCGATCTTTCAGGTTGCCGATTACGGGCTGGTTGCAGATCTGTTCGAGGCCGTGCCCGAGTTGATCGGAAAGCTCTGA
- a CDS encoding CaiB/BaiF CoA transferase family protein has protein sequence MSISKDGMLAGARVIDMTSVVFGPLATQMLGDLGADVIKVESPEGDMLRQVQPARTPGMGAAFLGTNRNKRSITLDLKTQKDRTALLDLLDDADVFVSSVRPAALARLSLSPETLRKRNPKLITVAAVGFGSDGPYRNKPAYDDSVQSVSGMAGLATMCNPDNPPAYAPTIIADKLGGVTAAYAIMAALYHRERTGQAQHVEVPMFETLASFLLVEHMAEATFESEPQSFGYQRMLVPHRRPVKTADGYITILPYSNAQWARFFKAVGRDDMLNHPWVTNMDERSRNIGGIYDMVAQIATTRTTAQWIELTEQADIPAMPVRMLSDLPQDPHLAATGFFQTIDHPTEGAVWTTKPPIKFSATPARHDITPPPALGEHNPDILKRPKPK, from the coding sequence ATGAGCATCAGTAAAGACGGCATGCTTGCAGGCGCCAGGGTCATCGACATGACGTCGGTTGTATTCGGCCCCCTTGCCACGCAAATGCTTGGTGATCTGGGTGCCGATGTCATCAAGGTCGAAAGCCCCGAAGGCGACATGCTGCGTCAGGTGCAACCTGCCCGGACGCCTGGTATGGGTGCGGCATTTCTGGGCACAAATCGCAACAAGCGCAGCATTACCCTTGATCTGAAAACCCAAAAGGACCGCACCGCTTTGCTTGACCTGCTGGATGATGCGGATGTATTTGTATCCAGCGTCCGCCCCGCTGCGCTGGCGCGGTTGTCCCTTTCCCCCGAGACCCTGCGCAAACGCAATCCCAAGCTGATTACCGTGGCCGCAGTCGGGTTCGGCTCGGACGGGCCGTATCGCAACAAGCCCGCCTATGACGACAGCGTCCAGTCTGTCTCCGGCATGGCCGGACTGGCCACGATGTGTAACCCCGACAACCCACCTGCCTATGCTCCCACGATTATCGCCGACAAGCTTGGCGGGGTCACTGCTGCCTATGCGATCATGGCCGCGCTGTATCACCGCGAACGGACCGGGCAGGCCCAACATGTCGAGGTTCCGATGTTCGAAACACTGGCCTCCTTCCTACTGGTCGAACATATGGCCGAGGCAACATTTGAATCCGAACCGCAAAGCTTCGGATACCAACGGATGCTGGTCCCGCATCGGCGCCCAGTAAAGACCGCAGATGGCTATATTACCATCCTGCCCTACTCGAATGCGCAATGGGCACGGTTTTTCAAAGCCGTGGGGCGCGACGACATGCTTAATCATCCATGGGTCACCAATATGGACGAACGCAGCCGGAATATCGGAGGGATCTATGACATGGTGGCGCAAATAGCGACGACACGCACCACCGCCCAGTGGATTGAACTGACCGAACAAGCCGACATTCCGGCCATGCCCGTGCGGATGCTGTCAGATCTGCCGCAAGACCCCCATCTGGCCGCGACAGGATTTTTCCAAACCATCGACCATCCCACTGAAGGGGCCGTCTGGACCACCAAACCGCCCATCAAATTCTCTGCCACACCTGCGCGCCACGACATCACTCCGCCGCCTGCACTGGGTGAGCACAACCCTGACATCCTGAAACGGCCCAAGCCCAAGTGA
- a CDS encoding ABC transporter substrate-binding protein: MKTKTYVKRLAAAAVMGLTSLSAANAAEDTIKFGMCYDLSKTYTFVTPQITQAAQDLATLTNMKGGIGGHEIEIIVQDHGNEPQRGIECYEKLKREGVFVFDMLSTPVSIAVLPRIMKDKNILIQSLVGRGDAADGSVFSQIFPVGPTYWGQAANDIAYIKEQSGGDMKGVKVGFAYLDYPFGQEPIEILKTLAEKEGFELLLYPVPLPGSDQASVWTKVRRDKPDYVVAWLLAGGHVVAAKEMKRNGFPISNYISVNWLNEVDIANIGAEAAIGLKRGTNVAGGQDLPIIQEILADVYGEGKGAGPVEKINDVYYNTGLAIYSAAFEAARLAMEQSGFPVTPDSMKAGYESIVDFDANGLFAPITVTADDHGGGGKTRIEMWDGKTWVPQQDWTAAYTDVIWDVVKESSSKFTVE; encoded by the coding sequence ATGAAAACCAAAACTTATGTAAAACGATTGGCTGCGGCAGCCGTGATGGGGCTGACAAGCCTGTCGGCCGCGAATGCAGCCGAGGACACGATCAAGTTCGGTATGTGTTATGATCTGAGCAAGACCTACACATTTGTGACGCCGCAAATCACTCAGGCGGCGCAAGATCTGGCCACCCTGACCAATATGAAGGGCGGCATCGGTGGTCATGAAATTGAAATCATCGTTCAAGATCACGGCAACGAACCGCAGCGTGGTATTGAATGCTACGAAAAGCTCAAGCGTGAAGGCGTGTTTGTGTTCGACATGCTGTCGACGCCGGTTTCCATCGCTGTGCTGCCGCGGATTATGAAAGACAAGAATATTCTGATCCAATCTCTTGTCGGCCGGGGGGACGCCGCTGACGGATCGGTGTTCAGCCAGATCTTCCCGGTTGGTCCCACCTATTGGGGACAAGCCGCCAACGATATTGCCTATATCAAAGAGCAAAGCGGTGGTGACATGAAAGGTGTCAAGGTCGGTTTCGCCTATCTGGACTATCCCTTTGGTCAGGAACCGATCGAAATCCTGAAAACACTGGCCGAAAAAGAAGGCTTTGAGCTTTTGCTTTATCCGGTGCCGCTGCCCGGCAGTGATCAGGCGAGCGTCTGGACCAAAGTGCGTCGCGACAAGCCCGACTATGTGGTTGCCTGGCTTCTCGCAGGTGGGCACGTCGTTGCTGCCAAGGAGATGAAACGCAACGGCTTTCCGATCAGCAATTATATCTCGGTCAACTGGCTGAATGAGGTGGACATCGCCAACATCGGCGCCGAGGCCGCAATCGGGCTCAAGCGGGGGACCAATGTGGCCGGCGGGCAGGATCTTCCGATCATCCAGGAAATCCTTGCCGACGTTTACGGCGAGGGCAAAGGTGCCGGGCCGGTCGAAAAGATCAACGACGTGTATTACAATACCGGTCTGGCGATCTATTCCGCGGCGTTCGAGGCAGCGCGTCTTGCCATGGAGCAAAGTGGCTTCCCTGTTACACCCGATTCCATGAAGGCAGGCTATGAAAGCATCGTGGATTTTGATGCCAACGGTCTGTTCGCCCCCATTACGGTGACGGCGGATGATCACGGCGGCGGCGGTAAGACCCGTATCGAGATGTGGGATGGCAAAACCTGGGTCCCTCAGCAGGACTGGACCGCAGCCTATACCGACGTAATCTGGGACGTGGTCAAAGAAAGCTCAAGCAAGTTCACGGTTGAGTAA
- a CDS encoding enoyl-CoA hydratase/isomerase family protein, with protein MSDLMRFDVDNGVGVLRFTQPARRNPYSLAFVDQFIAALDVAQRDDAVRAVVMTGGDYFSSGGDLVGFRSEIAKGARATYEMVDKVHSGARAAYGFNKPLIAAVNGVAYGAGMSLALCADVIVAAEDARFCQVFSKVGGCPDTGSSWLLQQRMGSGAARLLVLTGREISGKTAHQMRAVEECVPADETEAAAIAIATEMAANPMFGMHCSKRVMREAAECSFEEALDIECRAQTILLGAHDFPEAMNAFTEKRKPRFRDC; from the coding sequence ATGTCTGACCTTATGCGATTTGACGTCGACAACGGGGTGGGGGTCTTGCGATTCACGCAGCCCGCGCGCCGGAACCCTTATAGCCTGGCATTTGTTGACCAGTTTATTGCGGCTCTTGATGTGGCGCAAAGGGATGATGCGGTGCGTGCCGTTGTGATGACTGGCGGCGATTATTTTTCAAGTGGTGGCGATCTTGTCGGGTTTCGGTCCGAGATCGCGAAAGGCGCGCGTGCAACCTATGAGATGGTTGACAAGGTGCATAGTGGCGCGCGCGCGGCATACGGGTTCAACAAGCCGCTGATTGCTGCCGTGAATGGCGTCGCCTATGGCGCAGGAATGAGTTTGGCGCTGTGTGCCGACGTGATTGTCGCCGCTGAAGATGCGCGGTTCTGCCAAGTTTTTTCAAAAGTGGGTGGCTGCCCCGACACGGGATCGAGCTGGCTTTTGCAACAGCGCATGGGGTCAGGCGCGGCACGCCTTCTGGTGCTGACCGGGCGTGAGATTTCCGGCAAGACGGCCCATCAGATGCGGGCAGTAGAAGAATGTGTGCCCGCTGACGAAACCGAAGCTGCCGCGATCGCAATCGCGACCGAGATGGCAGCAAACCCGATGTTTGGAATGCATTGCAGCAAACGCGTGATGCGTGAGGCCGCGGAGTGCTCTTTCGAGGAAGCTTTGGACATTGAGTGCCGCGCGCAGACCATTCTGCTTGGCGCGCATGATTTTCCCGAAGCAATGAATGCTTTCACAGAGAAACGAAAGCCGAGATTCCGAGACTGCTGA
- a CDS encoding enoyl-CoA hydratase/isomerase family protein, with the protein MTDNPIELTVENGVATVFINRPERKNALSVAAANGLTDAWEQIEADDSIRVVILTSADCGVFSAGLDLKEAAEIARDEGIDILSKMRDPFHDRMRACSKPIISAMTGSLMAGGMMLTLMSDLRVGLKGTKVGITEVKIGRGSPWAAPGLSMLPQPVLMELVLTGDLLPIERLHDYGFTNYLEETPDAVRTRARELADRIASGAPLSVIAAKASVRATMDLGCAAGLEEGKRLHEVVYTSQDAIEGPRAFAEKRPPVWQGR; encoded by the coding sequence ATGACAGATAACCCAATTGAACTCACCGTTGAAAACGGTGTGGCAACAGTTTTTATTAACCGACCAGAGCGAAAGAATGCCTTGTCAGTAGCGGCAGCGAACGGGTTAACGGATGCCTGGGAACAGATCGAGGCTGACGATAGTATCCGCGTCGTCATCCTGACCTCCGCCGATTGTGGTGTGTTCAGCGCCGGGCTCGATCTCAAGGAAGCTGCCGAGATTGCCCGCGACGAAGGTATCGATATCCTGTCCAAAATGCGCGATCCGTTCCATGACCGGATGCGGGCCTGTTCCAAGCCGATTATTTCAGCGATGACCGGATCGCTGATGGCCGGTGGCATGATGCTGACCCTGATGAGCGACCTGCGGGTCGGACTGAAAGGAACGAAGGTTGGCATAACCGAGGTCAAGATTGGCCGAGGATCGCCATGGGCCGCCCCAGGTCTGTCGATGCTACCGCAACCGGTCCTGATGGAGCTTGTCCTAACCGGGGATCTACTGCCGATCGAACGGCTGCACGACTATGGTTTTACTAATTACCTGGAAGAAACACCTGATGCCGTACGGACCCGTGCCCGCGAACTGGCGGACCGCATCGCTTCGGGCGCGCCGTTGTCGGTGATCGCCGCCAAAGCAAGTGTGCGCGCAACGATGGATCTGGGCTGTGCTGCTGGATTAGAAGAGGGCAAGCGGTTGCATGAAGTTGTCTACACCAGCCAGGATGCCATCGAAGGCCCGCGGGCTTTTGCTGAAAAACGCCCCCCGGTTTGGCAGGGTAGATAG
- a CDS encoding MaoC/PaaZ C-terminal domain-containing protein, whose product MPLDIDSLNAWEFKDLEHSYTKRDTMLYALGLGFGEDPNDEKELAYVYEDGLLAAPSMAVILGYPGFWLSDPRTGVDWKKVLHGEQWLDVFKPLPVEGKVIGRTRIDHISDKGVGKGAVLYISRDIIDAASNETLARVSMSTFARGDGGFGGEKIAGPIPATLPDRAPDHICEMTTLPRQALIYRLSGDHNPLHADPAVARSVGFDRPILHGLATYGLGCRAILKTICDYDASRLTGLDVRFSAPVYPGETVRFEIWRDGTEVRFRAVVPERNVVVLNNGAARLA is encoded by the coding sequence ATGCCTTTGGATATTGATTCGCTGAACGCTTGGGAATTCAAAGACCTGGAGCACAGCTATACTAAGCGGGACACGATGCTTTATGCCCTTGGTCTGGGGTTCGGAGAGGACCCGAACGATGAAAAAGAACTTGCCTATGTCTATGAAGACGGTCTGCTGGCCGCGCCAAGCATGGCCGTCATTCTGGGATATCCCGGTTTCTGGCTGAGCGACCCGCGCACAGGGGTCGATTGGAAAAAGGTCCTGCACGGTGAACAATGGTTGGATGTGTTCAAGCCCCTGCCTGTCGAGGGTAAGGTGATTGGGCGCACCCGGATTGATCATATTTCTGACAAGGGCGTAGGCAAGGGCGCGGTGCTTTATATCAGCCGCGATATCATTGACGCGGCCAGTAATGAAACGCTGGCGCGGGTTTCGATGTCGACCTTTGCGCGTGGTGATGGCGGCTTCGGTGGTGAGAAGATTGCTGGGCCTATTCCGGCTACGTTGCCGGATCGGGCACCGGACCATATTTGCGAAATGACCACACTGCCGCGCCAAGCGCTGATTTACCGACTGAGCGGTGATCACAACCCACTTCATGCCGACCCGGCGGTTGCGAGATCGGTGGGGTTTGACCGTCCGATCCTTCATGGTCTGGCAACCTATGGTCTGGGCTGCCGAGCGATCTTGAAGACGATCTGCGACTATGATGCAAGCCGCCTGACCGGTTTGGATGTGCGTTTTTCCGCGCCGGTTTACCCCGGTGAAACTGTGCGGTTCGAAATCTGGCGGGACGGCACAGAGGTTCGGTTTCGAGCAGTGGTACCCGAACGTAACGTGGTGGTGCTGAACAATGGCGCTGCAAGGCTTGCCTGA
- a CDS encoding Zn-ribbon domain-containing OB-fold protein — protein sequence MQENQGPDKTFRDGLAKGQINLQQCNDCKKFIFFPRVLCPHCKGQSLTWHPASCGGIVHTTTTVRRKPERGGDYNVCMVELAEGVRMMSRVDEISPAEVTIGLPVTAFVGEIDGVPAVLCKPVEE from the coding sequence ATGCAGGAAAATCAGGGGCCGGATAAAACCTTCCGGGACGGATTGGCAAAGGGCCAGATCAACTTGCAGCAATGTAATGATTGCAAAAAGTTCATTTTTTTCCCGCGCGTTTTGTGCCCACATTGCAAAGGGCAGTCCTTGACATGGCACCCGGCATCCTGCGGCGGTATCGTTCACACCACGACCACCGTGCGGCGAAAGCCTGAGCGTGGGGGTGACTATAACGTTTGCATGGTTGAACTGGCTGAGGGGGTGCGGATGATGAGCCGGGTCGATGAAATCTCTCCTGCCGAGGTGACGATCGGGTTGCCGGTCACGGCCTTTGTCGGTGAAATTGACGGTGTTCCTGCCGTGCTGTGTAAGCCGGTGGAGGAATGA
- a CDS encoding CaiB/BaiF CoA transferase family protein: MTQPLDDILVLDFSTLLPGPMATLMLAEAGAEVIKLERPGSGEDMRLTEPMIEGRSLGYAILNRGKKSIALDLKAEGAVASLRSLIEKADVIVEQFRPGVMERLGLGYDAVRTLNSKIIYCSITGYGQSGPKRDVAGHDMNYVGDAGVLSLSSGSVDSPTAPFGLIADIGGGTYPAIMNILLALRQRDKTEQGVHLDIAMSEGAFAFAYWAHAKGVIAGEPIENGGDRLTGGRARYRLYSASDGRQVAVGALEQKFWDAFCNVIDLPRHLRDDLADPAATKAEVARRIVVKPSAHWAPLLEAADCCCTIVKTPAEAAADPHFTARDTFGRVVSVGGEQVPALPLPIAPEFRGAVADSRAAPDLGEQNTEFGL; this comes from the coding sequence TTGACACAACCGCTTGACGATATTCTGGTGCTGGATTTCAGCACACTTCTGCCCGGTCCGATGGCCACGCTGATGCTGGCCGAAGCCGGGGCCGAGGTCATCAAACTGGAGCGTCCGGGCTCCGGCGAAGACATGCGCCTGACAGAGCCAATGATCGAGGGCCGCAGTCTGGGCTATGCTATCCTGAACCGGGGCAAGAAAAGCATCGCGCTGGACCTCAAGGCGGAAGGGGCTGTGGCCAGTTTGCGGTCGCTAATCGAAAAGGCCGATGTTATCGTCGAGCAATTCCGTCCTGGCGTCATGGAACGGTTGGGACTGGGGTATGATGCGGTCAGGACGCTTAACTCCAAAATCATCTATTGTTCAATAACAGGGTACGGCCAGAGCGGCCCGAAACGAGACGTTGCCGGGCATGACATGAACTATGTTGGGGATGCGGGTGTCCTGTCGCTTAGTTCAGGTTCGGTTGACAGTCCGACCGCACCGTTTGGTCTGATCGCTGATATCGGCGGGGGAACCTATCCGGCAATCATGAATATCCTGCTTGCGCTGCGCCAGCGCGACAAGACCGAGCAAGGCGTCCATCTGGATATCGCCATGTCCGAGGGCGCGTTTGCCTTCGCCTATTGGGCGCACGCCAAGGGGGTCATCGCGGGCGAGCCTATTGAAAATGGCGGTGACAGGCTGACTGGGGGCAGGGCACGTTACAGGCTCTATTCGGCATCAGACGGCCGACAGGTTGCGGTCGGGGCGCTGGAGCAGAAATTCTGGGACGCATTTTGCAATGTCATCGACCTGCCGCGGCACCTGCGCGATGACCTTGCCGATCCAGCGGCGACAAAGGCCGAGGTCGCGCGCCGGATTGTGGTCAAACCATCTGCTCATTGGGCACCATTGCTGGAAGCGGCGGATTGCTGCTGCACAATTGTCAAGACACCGGCCGAGGCCGCAGCCGATCCGCATTTCACAGCGCGCGACACGTTCGGGCGGGTGGTTTCGGTTGGGGGCGAGCAAGTTCCGGCACTGCCTTTGCCGATTGCACCAGAATTTCGCGGGGCAGTCGCCGACAGTCGCGCCGCGCCCGATCTGGGTGAGCAAAATACCGAGTTTGGGTTGTAA
- a CDS encoding electron transfer flavoprotein subunit beta/FixA family protein, with protein MKVLVPVKRLIDYNVKVRVKADGSGVDLANVKMSMNPFDEISVEQAIRLKEAGQVEEVVVVSIGVKQAQETLRTALAMGADRAILVVATDDVHNDIEPLAVAKILKAIVDEEQPGLVMCGKQAIDNDMNATGQMLAALMGWSQATFASEVKIAGDKAKVTREVDGGLQTIEVSMPTVITVDLRLNEPRYASLPNIMKAKKKPMDEKTPADYGVDVSNRLEIVKTVEPAERAAGIMVASVDELVAKLKEAGAV; from the coding sequence ATGAAGGTACTTGTACCTGTAAAGCGCTTGATTGACTACAACGTGAAAGTGCGCGTCAAAGCGGACGGATCGGGTGTTGATCTTGCTAATGTAAAAATGTCGATGAATCCGTTTGACGAAATTTCCGTCGAACAGGCGATCCGTCTAAAAGAAGCCGGTCAGGTCGAAGAGGTCGTGGTTGTTTCCATCGGCGTCAAGCAGGCTCAGGAAACATTGCGGACGGCTTTGGCAATGGGCGCTGACCGGGCAATTCTGGTTGTCGCCACTGACGATGTTCATAACGACATCGAACCGCTGGCCGTTGCCAAGATCCTCAAAGCGATTGTGGATGAAGAGCAGCCCGGTCTGGTGATGTGCGGCAAGCAGGCCATCGACAATGACATGAACGCGACCGGCCAGATGCTGGCAGCGTTGATGGGGTGGTCGCAGGCGACATTTGCATCCGAAGTGAAAATTGCAGGCGACAAAGCCAAAGTCACACGCGAAGTGGACGGCGGTTTGCAGACCATCGAAGTTTCGATGCCCACGGTCATCACCGTTGATTTGCGCTTGAACGAGCCACGGTATGCGTCCCTGCCCAACATCATGAAGGCAAAGAAAAAGCCGATGGATGAAAAGACACCGGCAGATTACGGCGTTGATGTTTCCAACCGCCTGGAGATCGTGAAAACCGTTGAACCAGCAGAGCGCGCAGCCGGTATCATGGTTGCATCCGTGGATGAACTGGTAGCGAAACTTAAAGAAGCGGGGGCCGTGTAA
- a CDS encoding thiolase, with the protein MVDQLRGKSAIVGVGHAGFGEAPGFSAYDIMAQSALAALDDAGLKLSDVDGLFCTMMEDAMPVLMAAEYLGIQPRYIDGTMTGGSSFVNYLTSATLALQAGLCDVALICYGSNQRTASGRLVTASKLPPYEGLYNPRYPISAYAMAAARHMYEYGTTREQLADVAVAARAWARHNPEAFERGALTREDVLGARMVGDPLTTRDCCLVTDGGGAIVMVRADRARDFPKAPVYVLGSAAASSHRQISQMQDFTVTAARDSGKRAFAMAGVTPGDIDVVELYDAFTINTILFLEDLGFCAKGEGGGFVADGRIAPGGALPVNTNGGGLSCVHPGMYGIFTVIEAARQIRGDAPGLQQDNVELALAHGNGGVLSSQVTAILGAASTV; encoded by the coding sequence ATGGTTGATCAATTGCGCGGAAAATCCGCGATCGTCGGCGTGGGGCATGCAGGTTTTGGCGAGGCACCGGGGTTTTCGGCCTATGACATTATGGCGCAATCAGCACTCGCGGCGCTGGACGATGCCGGACTGAAGCTGAGCGATGTCGATGGTCTGTTCTGCACCATGATGGAAGATGCCATGCCGGTCCTCATGGCGGCCGAATATCTGGGGATTCAGCCGCGCTATATCGATGGCACGATGACGGGCGGTTCGTCGTTTGTGAACTATCTGACCTCGGCGACACTGGCGTTGCAGGCTGGGCTTTGTGATGTGGCGCTGATCTGTTACGGATCCAATCAGCGTACGGCGTCAGGGCGGCTTGTGACCGCGTCAAAGCTGCCGCCCTATGAAGGGCTGTATAACCCGCGCTATCCGATCTCGGCATATGCGATGGCTGCGGCGCGGCATATGTATGAATATGGCACGACACGCGAACAACTGGCCGACGTAGCCGTTGCGGCACGCGCCTGGGCCCGGCACAATCCCGAAGCCTTTGAGCGCGGCGCGTTGACCCGCGAAGATGTACTGGGTGCGCGTATGGTGGGCGATCCGCTGACCACGCGCGATTGTTGCCTGGTAACCGATGGCGGTGGTGCAATCGTGATGGTGCGGGCCGATCGGGCGCGGGATTTTCCCAAGGCACCAGTCTATGTCCTGGGGTCTGCGGCGGCCAGCAGCCACCGGCAAATCTCGCAAATGCAGGATTTCACGGTTACGGCGGCGCGCGACTCCGGCAAACGTGCCTTTGCGATGGCCGGGGTGACGCCGGGCGATATCGATGTCGTTGAGCTGTATGATGCGTTTACCATCAACACCATCCTGTTTCTCGAAGATCTCGGGTTCTGCGCCAAGGGCGAAGGCGGCGGATTTGTCGCCGATGGCCGGATCGCGCCGGGCGGAGCGTTGCCAGTCAACACCAATGGCGGTGGGCTGTCATGTGTGCACCCCGGAATGTACGGCATCTTCACGGTGATCGAGGCCGCGCGCCAAATCAGAGGTGATGCGCCGGGGTTGCAACAGGATAACGTGGAGCTGGCGCTGGCGCATGGCAATGGTGGGGTACTGTCTAGCCAAGTTACGGCCATTCTCGGCGCGGCCAGCACCGTTTGA
- a CDS encoding ABC transporter ATP-binding protein: MAQPKTTATDQILSLNSIEVLYDSVLLAIKGVSIEVPRGGMVALLGSNGAGKSTTLKAISGLLKAERGKVSRGEICFDGKLIGNILPQDRVAMGICHVIEGRRVFEHMTPDENLEAAAPMSMSRQKVNSEKARIYEYFPRLAERKASQSGYLSGGEQQMLAIGRALMTQPRLLMLDEPSLGLAPFLVAEIFGIIQRINKEDGLSVLLVEQNALAALEIVSHGYLIENGRVVMHDSAEALKANSDIQEFYLGGGEGKNFHDIKHYSRRKRWLS; this comes from the coding sequence ATGGCACAGCCTAAAACCACAGCGACCGACCAGATACTGTCTCTGAACAGCATTGAAGTTTTGTACGATTCAGTTCTGCTCGCGATTAAAGGGGTCTCGATCGAGGTTCCCCGTGGAGGAATGGTTGCCCTTTTGGGTTCCAACGGAGCAGGCAAAAGCACCACCCTGAAAGCAATCAGTGGATTGCTAAAGGCCGAACGGGGCAAGGTCAGCCGGGGGGAAATTTGCTTTGACGGTAAACTTATCGGCAACATCCTGCCGCAAGACCGCGTTGCGATGGGTATCTGCCACGTCATTGAAGGCCGCCGGGTATTCGAGCATATGACACCGGATGAAAACCTTGAGGCGGCAGCGCCGATGTCGATGTCGCGCCAAAAGGTGAATTCGGAAAAAGCCCGCATATACGAATATTTTCCGCGCCTTGCGGAACGCAAAGCATCACAGTCGGGGTATCTGTCAGGCGGCGAACAACAAATGTTGGCCATCGGGCGTGCGCTAATGACCCAACCGCGCCTGTTGATGTTGGACGAACCCAGCCTCGGGCTTGCTCCGTTTCTGGTGGCCGAAATTTTTGGAATTATCCAGCGTATCAACAAGGAAGATGGCCTGTCGGTTTTACTGGTAGAGCAAAACGCGCTGGCCGCGCTGGAGATCGTTTCGCACGGCTATCTGATCGAAAATGGCCGCGTCGTGATGCACGATTCGGCAGAGGCGCTGAAGGCAAACTCCGACATTCAGGAGTTTTATCTCGGTGGAGGTGAAGGCAAGAATTTTCACGACATCAAGCACTACAGCAGACGGAAGCGCTGGCTGAGCTAG